One Mycolicibacterium fortuitum subsp. fortuitum genomic window carries:
- a CDS encoding DUF2550 domain-containing protein: MSAPMIVMVVLVCVLAVVAGALSYRLWKLRQVGGTAAILRDFPADGGSGWRHGVMRYRGGEAGFYRLSSMRWWPDRRLSRRGLEVVSRRAPRGDEFDIMTDQIVILELRDISPERRQGYEIALDRGALTAFTSWLESRPSPRARRRSY, from the coding sequence ATGAGCGCGCCCATGATTGTCATGGTCGTGCTCGTCTGCGTTCTGGCCGTGGTGGCCGGCGCGCTGAGTTATCGACTGTGGAAGCTGCGTCAGGTTGGCGGAACTGCCGCCATCCTGCGCGACTTTCCCGCCGACGGCGGTAGCGGTTGGCGTCACGGGGTGATGCGCTATCGCGGCGGAGAGGCCGGGTTCTACCGGCTGTCCAGCATGCGGTGGTGGCCCGACCGTCGATTGAGCCGCCGGGGGCTGGAAGTGGTGTCGCGGCGTGCGCCGCGTGGCGACGAATTCGACATCATGACCGATCAGATCGTGATTCTCGAACTGCGTGACATCAGTCCTGAACGCCGCCAGGGCTATGAGATCGCGCTGGACCGGGGCGCGCTGACGGCGTTTACGTCCTGGCTCGAATCACGGCCGTCGCCGCGGGCCCGGCGGCGGAGTTACTGA
- a CDS encoding F0F1 ATP synthase subunit epsilon produces MADLNVEIVAVERELWSGTATFVFTRTTAGEIGILPRHIPLVAQLVDDAMVRVEREGEDDLRIAVDGGFLSVTEETVRILVENAQFESEIDADSAKRDAESDDEQTAAWGRARLRALGQID; encoded by the coding sequence ATGGCTGATTTGAACGTTGAGATCGTTGCCGTCGAGCGTGAGCTCTGGTCCGGCACCGCTACGTTCGTCTTCACCCGGACCACCGCTGGTGAGATCGGCATCCTGCCGCGCCACATTCCGTTGGTGGCGCAGCTGGTCGACGACGCGATGGTGCGGGTCGAACGTGAAGGCGAGGACGATCTGCGTATCGCCGTCGACGGCGGTTTCCTGTCGGTGACCGAGGAGACGGTTCGGATCCTGGTGGAGAACGCTCAGTTCGAATCCGAGATCGACGCCGACTCCGCCAAGCGTGATGCGGAGTCCGACGACGAGCAGACAGCGGCATGGGGTCGGGCGCGCCTGCGCGCTCTCGGCCAGATCGACTGA